A genome region from Archaeoglobus fulgidus DSM 4304 includes the following:
- the thiD gene encoding hydroxymethylpyrimidine/phosphomethylpyrimidine kinase family protein — MKTILTISGLDPSGGAGVSADIKTAKAIGLYPASVITSLTVQNTCGVKAAIPVEAEVIREQLRAVIEDMKIDCIKIGLITSVEIAKVLAAELVPLNAPKVLDPVIFAGAGGKIGDEEAYKMILKHVDIVTPNLTEAITLLESTKEARELALEMNKKYGCDVVITGGELGGKDVVCEAGRTYTVSAEFSPVNIHGTGCVYSTALACYLGLGNSLENAVRKARIFVLESVKKALRPGSCFPVVNP; from the coding sequence ACAATCTCTGGCCTCGACCCGTCTGGTGGGGCTGGTGTTAGCGCCGACATAAAGACTGCTAAGGCAATTGGCCTTTATCCCGCTTCAGTAATCACTTCTCTGACCGTTCAGAACACATGTGGTGTAAAGGCGGCTATTCCCGTGGAGGCGGAGGTTATCAGGGAACAGCTCAGAGCGGTCATTGAGGATATGAAAATCGACTGCATCAAAATCGGCCTGATCACATCTGTCGAGATTGCTAAGGTTTTGGCTGCTGAGCTTGTTCCTCTTAACGCCCCCAAGGTACTCGACCCCGTAATTTTTGCCGGTGCGGGCGGTAAAATAGGCGATGAGGAAGCTTACAAAATGATCCTGAAGCATGTTGATATCGTCACACCAAACCTAACGGAAGCCATAACGCTGCTGGAATCAACCAAGGAGGCAAGAGAGCTCGCTCTGGAAATGAACAAAAAGTATGGCTGCGATGTCGTGATTACCGGTGGAGAGCTTGGGGGAAAGGATGTTGTCTGCGAGGCGGGCAGAACATACACCGTCTCAGCAGAATTCTCACCCGTAAACATCCACGGCACGGGCTGCGTTTACAGCACCGCCCTCGCCTGCTATCTCGGCTTGGGAAATTCGCTGGAAAATGCTGTCAGAAAGGCAAGAATTTTTGTTCTTGAGAGTGTAAAAAAGGCTTTGAGGCCAGGAAGCTGTTTCCCTGTCGTCAATCCTTAG
- a CDS encoding ATP/GTP-binding protein, producing the protein MEQIFVYFTGTAGSGKTYMTKALADWFDLKKLDYLTVNLDPGADFLPYSADIDVREWFTLEDIMGRYNVGPNGAQIIGADLVSTLIDDIRDEIQLSSSEYVLIDTPGQLELFTLRESSRVLVNALNPERSVMVYLFDPVVSKTPSGFLSMLFMASSAVFRLEIPQVLVLSKSDILSERELERIVEWSEDPETLYDSLNLERKTLNLELFLLLKEAGLFRPLIPASALTGYGMEDIYDAIQEIFYGGDDLERILF; encoded by the coding sequence ATGGAGCAGATTTTCGTATACTTCACCGGCACAGCTGGTTCTGGAAAAACCTACATGACGAAGGCTCTTGCAGACTGGTTTGACCTGAAGAAGCTGGATTACCTGACCGTAAACCTCGACCCCGGCGCGGACTTCCTCCCGTACTCTGCAGACATCGACGTCAGGGAGTGGTTCACGCTTGAGGATATCATGGGGAGGTACAACGTTGGGCCTAACGGAGCGCAGATAATTGGAGCAGACCTCGTGTCAACCCTTATCGATGACATTAGAGATGAAATTCAGCTCTCCTCGTCAGAATACGTTCTGATAGATACTCCCGGCCAGCTGGAGCTTTTCACGCTCAGGGAGAGCAGCAGAGTACTCGTAAACGCTCTCAACCCCGAAAGAAGCGTTATGGTCTATCTTTTCGACCCCGTTGTGTCCAAAACACCATCCGGATTTCTCTCAATGCTGTTCATGGCGTCTTCGGCCGTATTCAGGCTTGAAATACCGCAGGTGCTCGTTCTGTCTAAATCGGATATTCTTTCGGAGAGGGAGCTTGAGAGGATTGTGGAATGGAGCGAGGACCCTGAAACCCTCTACGATAGCCTTAATCTGGAGCGGAAAACGCTGAACCTTGAGCTCTTTCTCCTGCTGAAGGAAGCTGGGCTGTTCAGACCGCTCATTCCGGCATCAGCGCTTACGGGCTACGGAATGGAGGACATATACGATGCAATTCAGGAAATCTTCTACGGAGGGGACGACTTAGAGAGGATCTTGTTCTAA